One Phaseolus vulgaris cultivar G19833 chromosome 11, P. vulgaris v2.0, whole genome shotgun sequence genomic window carries:
- the LOC137819353 gene encoding protein IQ-DOMAIN 11-like, with protein MAKKKSWFSLVKRLFLRDTHPSQDKEKRRKWIFGRLKSKRLPSITAPLPSKEKTLREAEEEQSKHALTVAIASAAAAEAAVTAAHAAAEVVRLTGVSQSALLCKEKSEESQPLKTSNASPQFTHQCKRAIQESAAVIRIQTAFRGYLARKALRALKGIVKLQAIIRGRAVRRQAMSTLKSLQSIVSIQSQVCARRLQMVGGRCDYTENEEMHDSKDKIIRMDSNSERKCDDSTPSKEELDTSCISMKETVLKRERIKEYSFNHRRSAESERSKVNGRWRYWLEQWVDTQLSKSKELEDLDSVFSSHAGGGEEYGSRQLKVRSINRQNPVEGLDSPTLGSRRSFPHRRQCSVGEDQSFSSSPATPAYMAATESARAKARSTSSPKIRTGGNVDMNSDSYSPCKKKLSIASSINSEVLSGCRMAKLSGNQQRSPSFKGLSVPVKSSRTIKDLSINSDCSLPNLALHGSFK; from the exons ATGGCCAAGAAGAAGAGCTGGTTTAGTCTGGTGAAGAGGCTCTTCTTAAGGGACACACATCCCTCACAAGATAAG gAGAAAAGAAGGAAATGGATATTTGGAAGGCTAAAGAGCAAGAGATTACCTTCAATTACAGCTCCACTtccatcaaaagagaaaacactAAGAGAAGCAGAGGAAGAACAGAGCAAACATGCTTTAACAGTGGCCATTGCCTCAGCAGCTGCTGCTGAAGCTGCTGTCACTGCTGCACATGCTGCTGCTGAGGTTGTTCGTCTCACTGGGGTCTCACAATCTGCCCTTCTGTGCAAAGAAAAGTCAGAAGAATCTCAACCTCTCAAAACTAGTAATGCTTCTCCTCAATTCACACACCAGTGCAAGAGGGCCATTCAAGAATCTGCTGCAGTCATCAGAATTCAAACTGCATTTAGGGGTTACCTG GCAAGGAAGGCTTTGAGGGCATTGAAGGGAATAGTGAAACTACAAGCTATCATTCGTGGCAGAGCAGTGAGACGCCAAGCTATGAGTACTCTTAAGTCCTTGCAGTCCATTGTGAGTATCCAATCACAGGTCTGTGCAAGGAGGCTCCAAATGGTTGGAGGGAGATGTGACTACACTGAAAATGAAGAGATGCATGATTCAAAAGACAAGATAATTAGG ATGGACTCAAACAGTGAAAGAAAGTGTGATGACAGCACTCCATCGAAGGAAGAGTTAGACACCTCCTGCATAAGCATGAAAGAAACAGTTCTCAAGAGAGAGAGAATAAAAGAATACTCATTTAACCATAGA AGGTCAGCAGAGTCAGAAAGAAGTAAAGTAAATGGAAGATGGAGATACTGGCTAGAGCAGTGGGTAGATACACAACTTTCAAAGAGTAAAGAACTTGAAGATTTAGACTCAGTTTTTAGCTCTCATGCTGGTGGTGGAGAGGAATATGGAAGCAGACAGCTTAAGGTGAGAAGTATTAACAGGCAAAATCCAGTTGAAGGATTGGATTCTCCAACACTTGGTTCAAGAAGATCTTTCCCTCATAGGAGGCAGTGTTCAGTGGGAGAAGACCAGTCATTTTCAAGCTCTCCTGCAACTCCAGCATACATGGCTGCAACAGAATCGGCAAGAGCAAAAGCAAGATCAACAAGCTCACCAAAAATAAGGACAGGGGGGAATGTGGACATGAACTCTGATAGCTATTCACCATGCAAGAAGAAGctatccattgcttcttctatTAACAGTGAAGTTCTTAGTGGTTGTAGGATGGCAAAGCTCAGTGGTAACCAGCAAAGATCTCCAAGCTTTAAGGGCCTTTCAGTGCCTGTAAAATCAAGCCGAACCATCAAGGATCTCAGTATTAATTCAGATTGTTCACTGCCTAATTTGGCTCTTCATGGTTCCTTCAAATGA
- the LOC137822308 gene encoding disease resistance protein RPP13-like, giving the protein MADSVMPDSVVTFVLDHLSQLVAHEANLLYGVEDRVQSLQNELQMINDLLNTSKRKKGIENTVVNQIRDVAHLAEDVIDTFVAKVAIYKRRTILGRMLRGFAQARLLHHVADKIDKIKTTLNEIRENKDKYDAFKEINNQSAAEEEEEKERAQSLHKLRRDVEEENVVGFVDDSKDIIKRLLEGGSNRKVVSIIGMGGLGKTTLARKVYNSNEVKQHFECRAWVYVSNECRVRELLLGLLKHLMPNFEQQCRGKKKGKKSTQDNSSLSEEELKKLVRNSLESRTYLVVVDDLWKRQDWDEVQDVFPDNNRGSRVLITSRLKEVALHTSHDLPYHLQFLDEKESWELFCRKVFRGEDYPSDLETLGKQMVQSCRGLPLSIIVLAGLLAYKEKSHREWSKVVGHVNWYLTRDETQVKDIVLKLSYDNLPRRLKPCFLYLGIFPEDFQIPVTPLLQKWVAEGFIQDTGNRDPDEVAEDYLYELIDRSLVQKAKGKTNRNVHVHDLLRDLCISESKEDKVFEICTDNNTLIPTKPRRLSIHCKVGHYISSSNNDHSCIRSLFLFGQDDFGTGKQWKWLSKDFKLVRVLELGPTRLTTLSNFGNFIHLRYLRIEATPDFTFVPSSILHLWNLQIIDLSYWRYVTEISFPVEMWKLKHLRHLNAQGRIKLRGSCSGSDEKMWNLQTISGFVVNRQATSLIKKGTFPNLKMIRLYVTSEYRDGELTKLLQSLQQSSHLSQLEIVLWYEYDKGCKPQELLQSLGQFNCLTSLMINYVFYLLTYALTFPPNVMELELLEIGCISDEGMNGLGNLTKLKILRLTGDRCYEGDSFNLNCVEGSFSQLEVFKMKRLKLEKWKLGNGGMLRLQSLVIQDCEILEELPNELWSLSDLRKVKVRTCSESLYGRLLYLKPNNGVELILEEI; this is encoded by the coding sequence ATGGCAGACAGTGTAATGCCAGACAGTGTAGTTACTTTTGTTTTGGATCACTTATCCCAGCTTGTGGCACACGAAGCTAACTTGCTGTATGGCGTGGAGGACAGAGTCCAGTCCCTTCAGAACGAGCTTCAAATGATCAACGACCTTCTCAATACCTCAAAGAGAAAGAAGGGAATTGAAAATACAGTGGTGAACCAAATCAGAGATGTGGCCCACCTAGCTGAGGATGTCATCGACACTTTCGTAGCCAAAGTTGCCATTTACAAGAGGAGAACCATACTGGGGAGGATGCTCCGTGGCTTTGCCCAAGCAAGGTTGCTTCACCACGTAGCCGACAAAATAGACAAGATCAAAACCACTCTCAACGAAATACGCGAAAACAAGGACAAATATGATGCTTTCAAAGAAATCAATAATCAATCTGCAGCAGAAGAGGAGGAGGAGAAGGAAAGGGCGCAATCATTACACAAGCTAAGAAGAGATGTAGAGGAAGAAAATGTGGTTGGCTTTGTCGATGACTCCAAGGATATCATCAAACGACTCTTGGAAGGTGGTTCAAATCGTAAAGTTGTCTCTATCATTGGCATGGGGGGATTGGGCAAGACCACCCTTGCCCGGAAGGTCTATAACAGCAACGAGGTGAAGCAACACTTCGAGTGTCGAGCGTGGGTTTATGTGTCAAACGAGTGCAGAGTTAGGGAGCTTTTGCTTGGCCTTCTTAAGCATTTGATGCCAAATTTTGAACAACAATGCAGAGGcaagaagaaaggaaagaaaagcaCTCAAGACAATAGTAGCTTGAGTGAGGAGGAGCTGAAGAAACTGGTGCGAAACAGCTTGGAGAGTAGAACATATCTTGTGGTGGTAGATGACCTGTGGAAAAGGCAAGATTGGGACGAGGTGCAAGATGTTTTTCCGGACAACAACAGAGGCAGCAGAGTATTGATCACTAGTCGTTTGAAAGAGGTGGCACTGCATACTTCCCATGATCTTCCTTACCATCTCCAGTTCCTGGATGAAAAAGAAAGTTGGGAGTTGTTTTGCAGAAAAGTGTTTAGAGGTGAAGACTACCCTTCTGATTTGGAGACTCTTGGAAAGCAAATGGTTCAAAGTTGTCGTGGTTTGCCGCTCTCCATCATTGTCTTAGCAGGACTTCTAGCCTACAAGGAAAAATCTCATAGAGAATGGTCAAAAGTGGTGGGTCATGTTAATTGGTATCTCACTCGAGATGAGACCCAGGTGAAGGATATAGTTCTCAAACTCAGCTATGACAACTTGCCAAGGAGATTAAAACCATGCTTTCTCTATCTTGGGATATTTCCTGAAGACTTTCAAATCCCTGTTACGCCATTATTGCAAAAATGGGTTGCGGAGGGTTTTATACAAGATACAGGGAATAGAGACCCAGATGAAGTTGCTGAAGACTACTTGTATGAGCTCATCGATCGTAGTTTGGTCCAAAAAGCAAAAGGGAAGACTAATAGAAATGTTCACGTTCATGATCTTCTTCGAGACCTCTGCATATCAGAGAGCAAAGAGGACAAAGTTTTTGAAATTTGCACAGACAATAACACTCTAATCCCGACAAAACCTCGTAGACTATCCATTCACTGTAAGGTGGGTCATTACATTTCTTCGAGCAACAATGATCATTCATGTATCCGATCCCTGTTCTTATTTGGCCAAGATGACTTTGGTACTGGGAAGCAGTGGAAATGGCTTTCAAAAGACTTCAAATTGGTTCGAGTGTTGGAGCTTGGACCAACCCGCCTTACCACCCTTTCTAATTTTGGGAACTTTATCCACTTAAGGTACTTGAGAATTGAAGCAACACCTGATTTTACATTTGTTCCATCTTCAATACTTCACCTTTGGAATCTACAAATCATAGACCTAAGTTATTGGAGGTATGTGACTGAAATTTCTTTCCCAGTCGAAATGTGGAAACTTAAACATTTAAGGCATTTGAATGCACAAGGGCGTATCAAGCTACGAGGCAGTTGTTCAGGATCAGATGAGAAGATGTGGAATCTTCAAACCATCTCTGGCTTCGTAGTCAACAGACAAGCAACATCTCTGATAAAGAAAGGAACATTCCCCAATCTTAAGATGATAAGGTTGTATGTGACTTCTGAATACAGAGATGGTGAATTAACCAAATTGTTGCAAAGCCTACAACAATCAAGTCATTTGAGTCAGTTAGAGATTGTCCTCTGGTATGAGTATGACAAAGGTTGCAAGCCGCAAGAACTATTGCAAAGCCTAGGGCAGTTCAATTGTCTAACTTCCTTAATGATTAACTATGTTTTTTACCTTCTGACCTATGCACTCACATTTCCTCCAAACGTTATGGAGTTAGAGTTGTTAGAGATTGGTTGCATTAGTGATGAGGGGATGAATGGTTTGGGAAATCTCACCAAACTCAAAATTTTGAGACTTACGGGAGATAGATGTTATGAGGGGGATTCCTTTAACCTGAATTGTGTGGAAGGCAGCTTCTCACAATTGGAAGTGTTTAAAATGAAAAGATTGAAACTTGAGAAATGGAAATTAGGCAATGGTGGAATGTTAAGGCTTCAAAGCCTGGTCATCCAGGATTGTGAAATCTTAGAAGAACTCCCAAATGAACTTTGGTCTTTGAGTGACTTGAGAAAAGTAAAGGTAAGGACATGCTCAGAATCACTGTATGGCAGGCTACTGTATTTAAAACCAAACAATGGGGTTGAACTCATCCTAGAGGAAATTTGA